In the Acomys russatus chromosome 11, mAcoRus1.1, whole genome shotgun sequence genome, one interval contains:
- the Ip6k3 gene encoding inositol hexakisphosphate kinase 3, translated as MVVRHSDSKGKARVGVRLEPFLHQVGGHLSVLQYDTHTVCKPLVSQEQKFYESLPLAMRCFTPQYKGTITVRLRRDSRGHLGLVANPLKENVEPFQVSPEPRAVALWQTLQQTAGSDSSPSPLAQLAHSLKESTAKVLPRSDCHLSTQASQLVESADGSQVEKKSFNPWGLHCHQAHLTRLCSEFPEDKRHRFLLLENVVSQYRQPCILDLKMGTRQHGDDASEEKKVRHMRKCAQSTSACLGVRICGMQVYQTDKKSFLCKDKYYGRKLSVDGFRQALSQFLHDGTRLRSELLEPILHRLQALLTVIRSQSSYRFYSSSLLIIYDGQEPPQKAPQPARGGTSGDPAKVDVRMIDFAHTTYKGSWNEHITYEGPDTGYIFGLENLIGILRDIQEGK; from the exons ATGGTGGTGAGACACAGCGACAGCAAGGGGAAAGCCCGGGTAGGTGTGCGGCTGGAGCCCTTCCTGCACCAGGTTGGCGGCCACCTGAGTGTTCTGCagtatgacacacacacagtgtgcaagCCCCTCGTCTCCCAGGAACAGAAATTCTATGAGTCCCTGCCGCTGGCCATGAGATGTTTCACGCCACAGTATAAAG GTACCATCACGGTGCGTCTCCGGAGAGACAGCAGAGGCCATCTCGGCCTGGTTGCCAACCCACTGAAGGAGAACGTGGAGCCATTCCAAGTCTCCCCAGAGCCCAGAGCGGTAGCTCTCTGGCAGACACTTCAGCAGACCGCCGGCAGTGACAGTAGCCCCAGTCCCCTGGCCCAGCTGGCACACTCACTCAAAGAGAG TACAGCCAAGGTGCTCCCGAGGTCCGACTGCCACCTCAGTACCCAGGCCTCCCAGCTGGTGGAAAGTGCTGATGGGAGCCAGGTGGAGAAGAAGAGCTTTAACCCCTGGGGCCTGCACTGTCACCAAGCCCACCTGACCCGCCTGTGTTCTGAGTTCCCAGAGGACAAGCGGCACC GGTTCTTGCTGCTGGAAAACGTGGTGTCACAGTACAGGCAACCCTGCATCTTGGATCTGAAGATGGGGACCCGGCAACATGGTGATGACGCGTCGGAGGAGAAGAAGGTCCGGCACATGAGGAAGTGTGCACAGAGCACTTCAGCTTGCCTGGGCGTGCGCATCTGCGGCATGCAG GTTTATCAAACCGATAAGAAGAGCTTTCTCTGCAAAGATAAGTACTACGGAAGGAAACTCTCTGTGGACGGATTCCGGCAAGCCCTTTCTCAGTTCCTCCATGACGGAACTCGCCTCCGCTCGGAGCTCCTGGAGCCCATCCTGCACAGGCTGCAGGCGCTGCTCACCGTCATCAGGAGCCAGAGTTCTTACCGCTTCTACTCCAGCTCGCTCCTCATAATCTATGACGGGCAGGAGCCTCCTCAGAAGGCTCCCCAGCCGGCCCGAGGCGGCACTTCCGGTGACCCTGCCAAAGTAGATGTTCGGATGATTGACTTCGCTCACACGACGTACAAGGGTTCCTGGAACGAGCACATCACGTACGAGGGACCAGATACTGGCTATATTTTTGGCCTGGAAAACCTCATTGGAATTCTGAGAGATATCCAAGAGGGAAAATGA